A segment of the Nerophis lumbriciformis linkage group LG08, RoL_Nlum_v2.1, whole genome shotgun sequence genome:
CATAGCCATTAACTGGGCGGGGGGCCTCCATCATGCCAAAAAGTCAGAGGCCTCTGGGTTTTGCTACGTCAACGACATTGTGCTGGCCATACTTGAATTACTGAAGTGAGCACACACGCTTAAATACTTTTCTTATGTTCTGCTTGTTTCAATTTAAAATTGGGGATTTCGAGAGTTAATTATAGTGTATATAAAACCAGATTTTTAAGATAGAAGTCGAGATAACACTGTATTGGGTCAGCAATCAAGTGGTAATTCTTCCAAAATGTTGTTTTTCGTACTGTTGAAAATTGAGACCAcaataaataaaacttttttacaaaaataattatAACATAAATTATAACTGCAGCTGCTTTATGTTGGCTTTCAGATACCAAGATCAACTTATAGCAATGAAGGCAGCAGCTCTTGCCTAAAAACTAATCTTGTGTAATGAATACTTTCTTTTTATTACTGTGATAACACTGCATGCATTATATTAATACTGTGCGAAATACAACAAATACTGCAACGCAAGTTAATAGAAAATgccatattttttacattttgcctCAGCAAAATagtcatttaaaaaagtaaaacatgtaTTTTGAACACATCAACAAAATGGAATCCAATTAAATAAGGCTGGCACCTAGCAATTTCAAAAGCTGCACATTTCTACATGGTACAAACATGCGTGTAAGAAGGTCAATATTACCGGTAGTTCATTTGAAGTAAACATCTCTTTCTTTAGGTACCACCAGAGAGTTCTGTACATAGACATTGACATCCATCATGGAGACGGTGTGGAAGAAGCCTTCTACACCACAGACCGTGTCATGACTGTGTCTTTCCACAAATATGGAGAGTACTTCCCTGGCACCGGCGACCTCAGAGTATGTTGTTTACAAGTAAAATGTAGTTCAGTCTAAACTCTTTAGTGACACTTTCTCCCCTCCTTTCTGCAGGACATTGGGGCTGGGAAGGGCAAATATTATGCTGTGAATTACCCTTTGAGAGATGGAATTGATGATGAGTCTTATGAAGCCATATTCAAGCCGGTGAGTCGAACAGATTTTGAGTTGTTGTAGTTTGAGTAAAAGAAGCTTTTTCAAGCGAGTGGTATTCTCCTGTATAGATCATGGCCAAGGTGATGGAGATGTACCAGCCCAGTGCAGTGGTTCTGCAGTGTGGCGCAGACTCGTTGTCAGGGGACAGACTGGGCTGCTTCAACCTCACTATTAAAGGTAAGTGAACACTCTTTACACAATGCATCAATCAAGCAATTTCTCTAGCAGCCATGTGACGTACGCTCAGGACACGCCAAGTGTGTGGAGTACATGAAGAGCTTCAACCTGCCGCTGCTAATGCTGGGAGGTGGCGGCTACACTATCCGAAACGTTGCGCGCTGCTGGACGTATGAGACCGCCGTCGCACTTGATACATCCATCCCTAATGGTGAGTCTTTGAGGTGTTTTATTGTGAGATAGGATTTACATTTATTTGTGGTGCAAATCAAGCACATAAATCCCTTGTTAATGGGGTTGTTTGCAACCTTCACACTTTTAgaagtttttaaaacattttatcctGCCCTCTTCCAACTTTGCGCACGTAAACTATGCCTCGCGTAACACGcgcgcattagctttgtgtgGTGTCAgccaataatagcaatttggcaaTATTTAGCTAATAAAATCAGCTATGATTGAAAGTGTATTCTATTACAACAACAACATAACTAACTAATTTGTTAGTTGCTTCACTGGGACTTTTTTGTGTACATACAaactagggatgtaatgataacgGTGGCAAAGTttcgacggttagtaataccattTTAAATTAGAATGATTGAAAAACCATGATTGATAACTgcgctttgataaactcacagactgactcGCGCCAGCTCACTAGCTTAAATGCAAATATTAAACAAGAAACAATAACGTCTTTCCACATTAAGAAACTACATACCCCAATCTCAACTTATACAAACACATGGCTGTCTGAGATATTAAGATATTTTATTgtacacattgaacctacaaactGCTCTTttagaacagagtgatcgttcagaggaatacgagacagaggtgtttttacggtgcgttcaaggaccgctgaacagtaGAATGCCTGCCAGAGataaataacagatttgttttgctatgcatttttcatttaaaatgttACAGTTCAAAGCAGTGTTTAAATCATTAAAAGCTTagtcattaaaacagataaaatactaagactaataCACAATCAGTAAagcataagaaacaaaaaacatgcaaaatagtgggttgtCTAAAATTGTGTCCATATATTtgaggtatttaaaaaaataactcgaTCAAAAGGATTTCAGTGTGTATAAATACTTtttaagcacattcaacaataccgcaataATGATAATCCTGATAATTTTGGAGAGGTAAACTTTGATATGAAATTTTCTTTgtcattgtatccttattacacACGTTCCCTGCGTGTGCCTTTGTACGAGACAGTGATGAGTGACAAACCTGAACGCCAGACTATTACCATGGCCGATGGGCAACTCTTATTCATTATAATTAGTTATCATGCAAGATCTCAACATGTGTAAAAACAAGGGTAACCACTCATGGTGATATAAGCTAGCAGGTGGTGCTGTTATCAAATTTTTGTTGGATTTAACTTTGAGCagaaaacagcccctttaagattTTGTGAGTTGTGACCTGCTTTTCTGTTTTTCAACACATGCTTTGTAATATCTGGGAGAGGGTGGGGGTCAAAGGTCTTATTGTCACATTTGTAAACATTAAGTTTTCTGCTGCCTCATACAAAAAAATGCAATGTGCTGATAAATATTTTGTATGACTGCTCACCCTTTTTTTGTAGAACTCCCATACAATGACTACTTTGAGTACTTCGGACCAGACTTTAAACTGCACATCAGCCCCTCCAATATGACCAACCAGAACACCAATGACTACCTGGAGAAGATTAAGTATGTCTGCGAAACTGCTGCATCCTTTGTTAGTAAAACCCACATGGGGTGTAGCATTCAATTTCCTATCTTTTTATAATCAAAGACTGTCGTTCTTTGCAGCTAAATTAGCATACAAGTGAGAGGCCGTACAATCTATTAAATGAACTTGTGACATCTGTTGTCCCTGGTAGACAGCGTTTGTTTGAGAACTTGCGCATGCTGCCCCACGCTCCAGGGGTACAAATGCAGGCCATTCCAGAAGACGCCGTACAGGAAGACAGTGGagacgaggaagaggaggaccccaACAAACGCATATCCAGTAAGAACCTTTCAGACTTCATTGACATAACAAAGACTTACAGcttcctttctttttttctttttttaccaagAAATATAAGAAAAACCACTGGTTACCATGTGTTACCGTACAGTTGGATTAAAATAACAgtctgaaaaataaaaaatatacacattTCTCACAATTACAAACTGAATAGAAGTTGTCGTTGAGCCCGACAAGATTATTGCTGTTCATGGCTGTCATATTGTTACAATAGCCTATACTCAATGGTAGTTCAACTTTGTTAACTCGCTATCATTATCCAACCACTGGTTACCATGTGTTACCGTACAGTTGGATTAAAATAACAgtctgaaaaataaaaaatatacacattTGTCACAATTACAAACTGAATAGAAGTTGTCGTTGAGCCCGACAAGATTATTGCTGTTCATGGCTGTCATATTGTTACAATAGCCTATACTCAATGGTAGTTCAACTCGCTATCATTATCTAGCAATCAACATAATGTGTGGTGTAGCTTACATGCTCAGACATTTGACATAATCTCGTTATGTCATTCGACAAAGTTCATTTGCGACTTGTAGGTCTTCccattaaagggtgttttgcgtcaTGAGACGTAATTCTCGCAAAATCTCGTCCCGCGAGACTTCACTTTGAGGAAGATGGACGCTTTGCGATTCCTTGGTTTTGGAGCTCTGATTAGAATTGCAGCCACTGCTGTTGCCGTGATCGTCAATAGAAGACGAAGGCAGTGGGTGATCGCTCAAAGGCAACATCCTTACGTATGGCAGCGGCCACAGATAAGAGATTTTTGGAATTGTGAACAAGGAATTCACAGACTAATTGTGAATTCAAGGGCTTCCTCGACTTTGTTCGGCCATGTGGGTCTCTCCAAGCCTTCAGTCCGACCTCTATTTCCGAGAAGGGACCTGCGAGAGGGCCTGGTGCCACCTCGCTCCCCCCAGCTGACCGATCGGAAGCGAGACTAAGACGACCCGTTTGCCCTAATTGTCCCGCTTTGGCATCCTGCCGGTTCGGTGTTTAGGTGCCCTTTAAACGCGGAAAAGGTGTTTCTATCATGCTTTTGCAACACACTTCAATATCAAAACATATCATAAgagcataaacattttttttgcaatatttgaGGTTTTTCGAAATATGGATGTTTCCATTACCAGATTCTTATTGTGCTAATTAGGTTTTGCGCATTTCTAGGGGTAATGGAGAGGCAGCTACAGTTGGCGCCCTCTTGACACAGCCCAGTTTTTTAATGAGTGTTCAGAACATGAATCAATTCAGCTAATAATCATCAGTTGTACATAAGCAGTATTTTACTAAAACTCCGCCCTGTTCATGCTCAGTTCGCGCTCATGACAAGAGGATAGCTTGTGAGGAGGAATTCTCCGACTCCGAGGACGAAGGTGAAGGAGGCCGCCGAAACACAGCCAACTTTAAGAAGGCCAAGCGAGCCAAGACTGAGGGAGAGAAGGAGGCTGAAGAAAAGGAGAAGAAAGGTGAGGAGGAAACAAaaggtatttattcatttttttgttcTCATCTCACACTCAATGAATGTTTCAGTTCATACACCATCTGCTTTAATTCTCACGTTCAACACTACAACTGCGGATTGCTGACTTGGCATGAAACACTCATAATATTGGTGGCCACTATAGTGCAGTAAAGGTGACTAATGTATGTACAATACATGTATTGTAacatattttatttagttttgctTACATATGTATACAGTTAAAAGTGCCAGTGTCATTTTGGAGTATCCACATGTTTACAATCTAATTTGAAAATGCATCTGTACAAACATTGGCTGATAACTTATCTTTGGTATGACCGTATGTGTTATCCCTGCTTATAGAcagctttttttatatatatatatatatatatatatatatatatatatatatatatatataattgttggaATTGTGACATACTGTTTTATACAGATGTGAAAGATGAAGAGAAGGCCCCAGAGGAGGAGAAAATGGACACATCAAAGTGAGCAAAAACACACTTTAACACCCATGTTGTACAAGAAATAGTTATTTATGCCACATACTGCTCCTTTAGGCCGAAAGAGGAGTCGAAGACACCTTAAGACCCCCAGCACCTAACGATGAAAATGCTCTTTTAGCAAGATGGTCTTTTTATTTTGGGGATGGGGGCGGGTGGGGGGGATTGCTTATGTGGAGAAGGATGGGATAGGAAACTTTTTTTTCTCGGATACCTTTCCACTATTACTGTCCAACAGAATAAAtgttttgaatattgtttttgtaAGCTTATCTTCATCTACAAACCTTTTTATGCTCCAATTCCTTAATTTTCTTTTGTCCGGCAACAATGTTCAAATGGCTTATAGCACACTTATGGTTTTACATCTGAtggatttaatttatttaaatcaGATACTGTGGCAAAtcctttgttttttatatatatcattTTCTTTCACGTCTATTTTGGTTCTGTGACTTTGAGAGTATAGTTCatgcatgtttgtataatagatcATTTTCTATAATACTTTTGTATCAGTTGTCTTTTTTGCTTAAGTCTCCTTAAATGGTTTGAGTATTTAAGGATTTTCAGTTATTAGAAACTACTGCAAAATATTCTATTCCATTCAATGTTGAATTCAAATATTTGCACTCCTGAAGCATCCGCaaaaaatgcttttaaatgtcatttaaatCAGAAACTCGAAAAATACCAATATGATCCCTATGAAGCTAATGTTGGTGCAGACTGTCAAAAAAGTGACTGTTCTGTTGTAACAATTTTAATACATAAATGGTAGGTATAGTAAAAAAGCAGTGCTTTAACaagtacaaaaaaacaactactgCATGTATAGAAAAATATGTAAGACATTGCAGTTGGTAGTTCAAGTCCCACAAATGTCATCACTCAAAATGTAGTAATGAGTCCAGTACTTTCCAACCTAACGTCCTCACAGCCAGTGGCTCTGCTCCGCTGCTGCGCCGCTATCCAGCAGCTCATCTTGTTCCACAGCTGCAGTCTCGAGCTCGGTCGGCTGTTCAGATGGAGGCGATTGGGGAATTACAGCATGCTTATGGATGCGGACCTGAAACATGATAAAGGTCCTAAACACACTTCCTCCAAAACCTGCCTGTGTGACTTTGGAATCAATGAGTAAATGGCCCTTAGTTTAAAAGGTAACAAAATGTGGTCAAATTCTATAAATGCACAATGACCAGCTGTGTAAAAATGCACCTGAATCGGGTGTGGATTAAACTCAAAATATACGTACCAGTAGGTTTTGTTTTTGGAATCCAGGTTTATGAATGAATTCACTGTGAGCAGTCAGTTCAAGGTTTTCcatttacaaaaccagtgaagttggcatgttgtgtaacttCTAAatagaaatacaatgatttgcaaatccttttcaacttatattcaattgaatagactgcaaagacaagatatttaatgttcgaactgagaaacttaatttttttttgcaaataatcattaacttagaatttaatggcagcaacacattgcaaaaaagttggcacaggggcatttttaccactgttacatggcctttacttttaacaacactcagttaatatttgggaactgaggagaccaattgttgaagcttttcagttggaattatgttccattcttgcttgatgtacagcttaagttgttcaacagtccggggtctccgttgtagtattttacgATTCATAATGCCcagcacattttcaatgggagtcgggtctggactacaggcaggccaggcaggtacccgcactcttttactatgaagccacgctgttgtaacacgtgcagaatgtggcttggtgttgtcttgctgaaataagcaggggcatg
Coding sequences within it:
- the LOC133611614 gene encoding probable histone deacetylase 1-B isoform X2, producing the protein MALSQGTKKKVCYYYDGDVGNYYYGQGHPMKPHRIRMTHNLLLNYGLYRKMEIYRPHKASGEEMTKYHSDDYIKFLRSIRPDNMSEYSKQMQRFNVGEDCPVFDGLFEFCQLSGGGSVAGAVKLNKQQTDIAINWAGGLHHAKKSEASGFCYVNDIVLAILELLKYHQRVLYIDIDIHHGDGVEEAFYTTDRVMTVSFHKYGEYFPGTGDLRDIGAGKGKYYAVNYPLRDGIDDESYEAIFKPIMAKVMEMYQPSAVVLQCGADSLSGDRLGCFNLTIKGHAKCVEYMKSFNLPLLMLGGGGYTIRNVARCWTYETAVALDTSIPNELPYNDYFEYFGPDFKLHISPSNMTNQNTNDYLEKIKQRLFENLRMLPHAPGVQMQAIPEDAVQEDSGDEEEEDPNKRISIRAHDKRIACEEEFSDSEDEGEGGRRNTANFKKAKRAKTEGEKEAEEKEKKDVKDEEKAPEEEKMDTSKPKEESKTP
- the LOC133611614 gene encoding histone deacetylase 1 isoform X1; translated protein: MALSQGTKKKVCYYYDGDVGNYYYGQGHPMKPHRIRMTHNLLLNYGLYRKMEIYRPHKASGEEMTKYHSDDYIKFLRSIRPDNMSEYSKQMQRFNVGEDCPVFDGLFEFCQLSGGGSVAGAVKLNKQQTDIAINWAGGLHHAKKSEASGFCYVNDIVLAILELLKYHQRVLYIDIDIHHGDGVEEAFYTTDRVMTVSFHKYGEYFPGTGDLRDIGAGKGKYYAVNYPLRDGIDDESYEAIFKPIMAKVMEMYQPSAVVLQCGADSLSGDRLGCFNLTIKGHAKCVEYMKSFNLPLLMLGGGGYTIRNVARCWTYETAVALDTSIPNELPYNDYFEYFGPDFKLHISPSNMTNQNTNDYLEKIKQRLFENLRMLPHAPGVQMQAIPEDAVQEDSGDEEEEDPNKRISIRAHDKRIACEEEFSDSEDEGEGGRRNTANFKKAKRAKTEGEKEAEEKEKKGEEETKDVKDEEKAPEEEKMDTSKPKEESKTP